A section of the Jannaschia sp. S6380 genome encodes:
- the xseA gene encoding exodeoxyribonuclease VII large subunit has product MDDLIDDPAPRRNEAEYTVSEISGAVKRALEDNFGRIRVKGEIGRIFRARSGHLYYDIKDERNVLACTTWKGQIAQLSVTPEEGMEVIVTGRLSAFGAQSKYNLNVDAMEVAGAGALMAMLEKRRAALAAEGLFDAERKQRLPFLPAVIGVVTSPQGAVIRDILHRLRERFPRHVLIWPVAVQGKTSAAEVANAIRGFTALPPGGAIPRPDLLIVARGGGSIEDLWGFNEEIVVRAVADCDIPLISAVGHETDTTLIDHASDRRAPTPTAAAEMAVPVRLDLAAAVQDLGMRQARAVRAGVTARRQRWADLSRGLPRRDALLAPARQRLDLAGDRLPASLRARTARARVALSRLEGRSAPHGLGSRLAAEGRRLDQLSLRLAAAMPRAVSRASEELARRTARLSPDPLRRRLTDAVGRLDNVDGRFAVVVAARQTKLRERVVALGRLLASLGYERTLERGFAVVRDSDGIVTDAASARAAGRITIQFAGDDDRVEAVTGATRRTPRAKPPPPDQGDLF; this is encoded by the coding sequence ATGGACGACCTGATCGACGATCCCGCGCCGCGCCGGAACGAGGCCGAATACACCGTATCGGAGATTTCCGGCGCGGTGAAGCGCGCGCTGGAGGACAACTTCGGACGGATCCGCGTGAAGGGGGAAATCGGGCGGATCTTTCGCGCGCGGTCGGGGCATCTCTACTACGACATCAAGGACGAGCGGAACGTGCTGGCCTGCACCACCTGGAAGGGTCAGATCGCGCAGCTTTCCGTCACCCCCGAGGAGGGGATGGAGGTCATCGTCACCGGGCGCCTCTCGGCCTTCGGCGCACAGTCGAAATATAACCTGAACGTCGATGCGATGGAGGTCGCGGGCGCCGGTGCCCTGATGGCGATGCTGGAAAAGCGGCGCGCGGCCTTGGCGGCCGAGGGTCTGTTCGATGCCGAGCGTAAGCAGCGGCTTCCCTTCCTGCCCGCCGTGATCGGGGTGGTGACGTCGCCGCAGGGGGCGGTGATCCGGGACATCCTGCACCGCCTGCGGGAGCGGTTTCCGCGCCACGTCCTGATTTGGCCCGTCGCCGTGCAGGGCAAGACCTCCGCCGCCGAAGTCGCAAACGCGATCCGGGGGTTCACGGCACTTCCCCCGGGCGGAGCGATCCCCCGTCCCGACCTTCTGATCGTCGCGCGCGGCGGCGGCTCGATCGAGGATCTGTGGGGCTTCAACGAGGAGATCGTCGTGCGGGCCGTCGCCGATTGCGACATCCCCCTGATATCGGCGGTCGGGCACGAAACGGACACGACGCTGATCGATCACGCATCCGACCGCCGCGCCCCGACGCCCACCGCGGCGGCCGAAATGGCGGTTCCGGTCCGGCTGGATCTGGCCGCGGCGGTCCAGGATCTGGGCATGCGCCAGGCGCGGGCCGTGCGGGCGGGGGTGACGGCGCGGCGCCAACGCTGGGCCGATCTGTCGCGCGGCTTGCCCCGGCGCGACGCCCTGCTCGCACCGGCACGCCAGCGTCTCGACCTCGCGGGCGACCGGCTGCCGGCCAGTCTGCGCGCGCGAACGGCCCGGGCCCGTGTCGCCCTGTCGCGGCTGGAGGGGCGCAGCGCGCCGCACGGCCTCGGCTCTCGCCTCGCTGCCGAGGGGCGGCGGCTGGATCAGTTGTCGCTGCGCCTGGCCGCCGCGATGCCGCGGGCGGTTTCGCGTGCCTCGGAGGAGTTGGCGCGAAGAACGGCGCGGTTGTCGCCAGACCCGCTTCGACGTCGCCTGACCGATGCGGTGGGGCGGCTGGACAACGTCGATGGGCGTTTCGCGGTCGTTGTTGCCGCGCGTCAGACCAAGCTGCGCGAGCGTGTCGTGGCGCTCGGCCGGCTGCTTGCCTCCCTTGGGTATGAGCGCACGCTGGAACGCGGTTTCGCGGTCGTGCGCGACAGCGACGGCATCGTGACAGACGCGGCCTCGGCACGAGCCGCGGGACGGATCACGATACAATTCGCTGGCGACGATGACCGTGTTGAGGCGGTGACCGGCGCCACGCGGCGTACGCCGCGCGCCAAGCCCCCGCCGCCCGATCAGGGCGATTTGTTCTGA
- a CDS encoding NAD(P)H-dependent oxidoreductase subunit E: MLDANEAKGVWKSGKGRGRATPKGRQYDDAALAEIRTLLGDRPRDRDLLIEFLHLIQDAHGHLSAAHLRALAEEMRLSMAEIWEVATFYAHFDPRREDDAPPPDLTIRVCDSLSCELAGSEALIAALEAGHDPSRVRVLRAPCMGRCDTAPVLEIGHRHVDHATPAAAQAVIDAGDVHPVIPGYEGLDAYRGAGGYATLADLRRDGDWEHAQAKVAESGLRGLGGAGFPSGKKWGFVRANPGPRLMAVNGDEGEPGTFKDRYYLERVPHLFLEGMLVAAWAVEADRVYIYMRDEYPAVLEILRREIAALERAGIVVPGHVELRRGAGAYICGEESAMIESIEGKRGLPRHRPPYVAQVGLFGRPTLVHNIETCHWIARILREGPEILAAHERNGRKGLRSFSVSGRVRDPGVHVLPAGSTIIDVIDAAGGMAEGHAFKAYQPGGPSSGLLPATLDDVPLDFDTLQPHGSFIGSAAVVVLSDQDSAKAAALNMLRFFEAESCGQCTPCRVGCEKAVKLMQADRWDTDLLEELCQAMADASICGLGQAAPNPIRLTIRHFADEVGAKVPPTTGYDTAQGLEGGA, translated from the coding sequence ATGCTGGATGCGAACGAAGCCAAGGGTGTCTGGAAGTCCGGCAAGGGCCGGGGACGGGCGACACCCAAGGGGCGCCAGTACGACGATGCGGCCCTGGCCGAAATCCGGACCCTGCTGGGCGACCGGCCGCGCGACCGCGACCTGCTGATCGAGTTCCTGCACCTGATCCAGGACGCCCATGGCCACCTGTCCGCCGCGCATCTGCGCGCGCTGGCCGAGGAAATGCGCCTGTCGATGGCCGAGATCTGGGAGGTTGCGACATTCTATGCCCATTTCGACCCGCGCCGCGAAGACGACGCGCCGCCGCCGGACCTGACCATCCGGGTCTGCGATTCGCTTTCCTGCGAACTCGCCGGGTCGGAGGCGCTGATCGCGGCGCTTGAGGCGGGCCACGATCCATCGCGCGTCCGCGTGCTGCGCGCACCTTGCATGGGCCGCTGCGACACTGCCCCCGTGTTGGAGATCGGCCACCGCCATGTCGACCATGCCACCCCCGCCGCCGCGCAGGCGGTGATCGACGCGGGCGACGTCCATCCCGTCATCCCCGGATACGAAGGGCTGGATGCGTATCGAGGGGCAGGTGGCTATGCGACGCTGGCCGATCTGCGCCGGGACGGTGATTGGGAACATGCGCAGGCCAAGGTCGCCGAAAGCGGGCTGCGGGGGCTGGGGGGCGCGGGCTTCCCGTCGGGCAAGAAGTGGGGTTTCGTGCGCGCCAATCCCGGACCGCGCCTGATGGCCGTCAACGGCGACGAGGGCGAACCGGGCACGTTCAAGGACCGCTACTATCTGGAACGGGTCCCGCATCTCTTCCTCGAAGGGATGCTGGTTGCCGCATGGGCCGTCGAGGCGGATCGGGTCTATATCTACATGCGTGACGAGTACCCCGCCGTGCTGGAGATCCTGCGCCGCGAGATCGCCGCGCTGGAACGGGCCGGGATCGTCGTACCGGGGCATGTCGAACTGCGTCGCGGCGCGGGCGCCTATATCTGCGGCGAGGAAAGCGCCATGATCGAGTCGATCGAGGGCAAGCGCGGGCTGCCGCGCCACCGACCGCCCTACGTGGCGCAGGTCGGACTCTTCGGACGCCCGACCCTGGTCCACAATATCGAGACCTGCCACTGGATCGCCCGCATCCTGCGCGAGGGGCCGGAGATCCTGGCCGCGCACGAACGGAACGGCCGCAAGGGTCTGCGCAGCTTCTCGGTGTCGGGCCGCGTGCGGGATCCGGGCGTTCACGTGCTGCCCGCGGGCTCCACCATCATCGACGTCATCGATGCGGCGGGCGGTATGGCCGAGGGGCATGCCTTCAAGGCCTACCAGCCGGGCGGTCCGTCCTCGGGGCTCTTGCCGGCCACGCTGGACGACGTCCCGCTCGACTTCGACACGCTGCAGCCGCACGGCTCGTTCATCGGCTCGGCCGCAGTGGTGGTGCTGTCGGACCAGGACAGCGCCAAGGCGGCGGCGCTGAACATGCTGCGCTTCTTCGAGGCCGAGAGTTGCGGGCAGTGTACGCCCTGCCGGGTGGGCTGCGAAAAGGCGGTCAAGCTGATGCAGGCGGACCGCTGGGACACGGATCTTCTGGAGGAGCTGTGCCAAGCCATGGCCGATGCGTCGATCTGCGGCCTGGGGCAGGCGGCGCCGAACCCGATCCGCCTGACGATCCGGCATTTCGCGGACGAGGTCGGGGCGAAGGTGCCGCCGACGACCGGATACGACACGGCCCAGGGACTGGAGGGCGGCGCATGA
- a CDS encoding LysE family translocator yields the protein MIEAFLITWLGVIAAQASPGPNLVAVASVALGAGRRPALWVVVGVASGMLVWSLTTAFGLGALLLAYPLSLGLMKLAGGGYLMFLALRAARATWRGGDTRIGARAEAIGDVAAWRRGFLVVLTNPKAALMWAAVATFLFGLGLSPLQVLAFGPVGAVSGLVIYGIYAVLFSTGLATRTYARFARWVEGAFAAAFGAMGATLLLSGLRDLRA from the coding sequence ATGATCGAGGCGTTTCTTATCACATGGCTCGGCGTGATCGCCGCGCAGGCCTCGCCGGGCCCGAACCTCGTTGCGGTCGCATCCGTCGCGCTGGGGGCGGGGCGGCGGCCGGCCCTGTGGGTCGTGGTGGGCGTGGCCTCGGGCATGCTGGTCTGGTCATTGACGACCGCGTTCGGCCTCGGTGCGCTGCTGCTGGCCTATCCACTCTCGCTCGGCCTGATGAAGCTGGCGGGCGGGGGGTACCTGATGTTCCTGGCGTTGCGCGCGGCGCGCGCGACGTGGCGCGGCGGCGACACCCGGATCGGCGCGCGGGCGGAAGCGATCGGTGATGTCGCGGCCTGGCGGCGGGGTTTCCTGGTCGTGCTGACCAATCCGAAGGCCGCGTTGATGTGGGCGGCCGTGGCGACCTTCCTGTTCGGCCTGGGGCTTTCGCCCTTGCAGGTGCTGGCCTTCGGCCCGGTCGGGGCGGTGTCCGGGCTCGTCATCTACGGCATTTATGCCGTGCTGTTTTCGACGGGGCTTGCCACCCGCACCTATGCCCGCTTCGCCCGCTGGGTCGAAGGGGCGTTCGCCGCGGCGTTCGGAGCGATGGGTGCGACGCTGCTCCTGTCCGGATTGCGCGACCTTCGCGCCTGA
- the purD gene encoding phosphoribosylamine--glycine ligase: protein MNILILGGGGREHALAWAVLQNPKCDRLVVAPGNAGIAEIAECAALDILDGSAVAAFADEESIDFVIIGPEAPLAAGVSDMLTEAGIAVFGPSAAAARLEASKAFTKEICAAVGAPTAAYDRFDDQAAARAGLADRTLPIVVKADGLAAGKGVTVAETRAEAEAALAEIFDGAHGRAEVVIEDFLRGEEASFFCLVDGETVLPIGTAQDHKRVGEGDTGPNTGGMGAYSPAPVMTAAVETRALEEIVRPTMAEMARRGTRMRGVLFVGLMIEDGAPSLVEYNVRFGDPECQCLMMRLGGQALDLMLACAGGRLAEAQVNWAEDHAICVVLAAEGYPGDYAKGTEIRGLDTLPRDSRNMVFHAGTAMRDHRLVAAGGRVLGVTARGDDLMAARDRAYAMVDAIDWPDGICRRDIGWRAL from the coding sequence ATGAATATCCTGATCCTTGGCGGCGGCGGACGCGAACACGCGCTGGCCTGGGCGGTGCTGCAGAACCCGAAATGCGACCGCCTGGTGGTGGCGCCCGGCAATGCCGGCATCGCCGAAATCGCGGAATGCGCGGCGCTCGACATCCTCGACGGATCGGCCGTCGCCGCCTTTGCCGATGAGGAGAGCATCGATTTCGTCATCATCGGCCCCGAGGCGCCGCTGGCCGCCGGTGTGTCGGACATGCTGACCGAGGCCGGGATCGCGGTCTTCGGCCCCTCCGCCGCTGCCGCGCGGCTGGAGGCGTCGAAGGCGTTCACCAAGGAGATCTGCGCCGCCGTGGGCGCGCCGACCGCCGCCTACGACCGGTTCGACGATCAAGCGGCGGCACGCGCCGGCCTGGCCGACCGGACGCTGCCCATCGTGGTCAAGGCGGACGGGCTCGCCGCCGGCAAGGGCGTGACCGTGGCCGAGACACGGGCGGAGGCCGAGGCCGCGCTGGCCGAGATCTTCGACGGCGCGCATGGCCGGGCCGAGGTGGTGATCGAGGATTTCCTGCGCGGCGAGGAAGCGTCGTTCTTCTGCCTCGTCGATGGCGAGACGGTCCTGCCCATCGGGACGGCGCAGGATCACAAGCGGGTTGGCGAAGGCGACACCGGCCCCAACACCGGCGGCATGGGCGCCTATTCCCCCGCGCCCGTGATGACGGCCGCGGTCGAGACGCGCGCCCTGGAGGAAATCGTCCGCCCCACCATGGCCGAGATGGCGCGCCGCGGCACACGCATGCGCGGCGTGCTGTTCGTTGGCCTGATGATCGAGGACGGCGCACCCAGCCTGGTGGAATACAACGTCCGCTTCGGCGACCCGGAATGCCAGTGCCTGATGATGCGGCTGGGCGGGCAGGCGCTCGACCTGATGCTGGCCTGCGCCGGGGGGCGGTTGGCCGAGGCGCAGGTGAATTGGGCCGAGGATCACGCGATCTGCGTCGTGCTGGCCGCAGAAGGGTATCCCGGCGATTATGCGAAGGGGACGGAGATCCGCGGGCTCGACACTCTGCCGCGCGACAGTCGGAACATGGTGTTCCATGCCGGCACGGCGATGCGTGACCACCGATTGGTCGCCGCCGGGGGCCGTGTCCTGGGGGTCACCGCACGGGGCGACGACCTGATGGCCGCGCGCGATCGCGCCTATGCCATGGTCGACGCCATCGACTGGCCCGACGGGATATGCCGGCGCGATATCGGCTGGCGCGCGCTTTGA